In Verrucomicrobiota bacterium, one DNA window encodes the following:
- a CDS encoding ABC transporter permease has protein sequence MSDRLRFDRSRRIRPMEIVSMGLASLKSNKLRSSLTILGIAIGVFSVVGVMTALSAMRSSIDKNLEVFAGGVFQISKYPAVKINDGWWNYRDRPRIDYRQARRFKILLESESDSIVCIYLGGGGELARYKDRKTARNLRVIGTNENYLECFPMDVEFGRNLTSEDVEFSRTVTLIGSAVAGALFPDENPLGKLIVQRGTKYTVVGVLKEKGQSFGSNPDQMVMIPITRFLSIRAHDNTTMNLAVKAPSIELMGEAQDQAIGQLRVVRGLEPEDPNNFDVTSNDAIKEMFDKIASMIGKGGLIISAVALAVAGVGVMNIMLVSVTERTREIGVRKSIGARKKDILKQFLLEAIFLCEVGGVVGIVLGVIGGNIIAKLSNSAVIFPWFWTGVAIATCSVIGIVFGMYPAYKAAKLHPIDALRFE, from the coding sequence ATGAGTGATCGTCTCCGTTTCGACCGAAGTAGGCGAATACGCCCCATGGAGATCGTGAGCATGGGGCTTGCATCGCTGAAATCAAACAAGCTGCGTTCCTCGCTTACTATACTGGGAATTGCAATTGGTGTCTTTTCTGTAGTGGGGGTTATGACCGCTCTTTCTGCGATGCGTTCATCTATCGATAAGAATTTGGAAGTGTTTGCCGGGGGCGTTTTTCAGATTAGCAAATACCCTGCGGTTAAAATAAATGATGGATGGTGGAACTACCGAGATCGTCCCAGAATTGATTATCGGCAGGCCCGGCGATTCAAAATACTATTAGAATCTGAGTCTGATTCTATTGTGTGCATTTATTTGGGAGGTGGAGGCGAATTAGCTCGATACAAAGATCGGAAAACAGCCCGAAACTTGCGTGTCATCGGTACCAATGAGAATTACCTGGAATGTTTTCCCATGGATGTTGAGTTTGGGCGAAACCTGACGTCCGAAGATGTAGAGTTTAGTCGTACTGTGACCCTTATCGGGTCTGCAGTGGCTGGAGCGCTTTTCCCGGATGAAAATCCCTTAGGTAAATTAATTGTGCAACGGGGAACGAAATACACGGTAGTAGGTGTTTTAAAAGAAAAGGGTCAGAGTTTTGGAAGCAATCCCGATCAAATGGTAATGATTCCCATCACACGCTTTCTTTCAATTCGGGCCCACGATAACACCACAATGAACCTCGCGGTAAAAGCTCCTAGCATCGAACTTATGGGTGAAGCCCAAGATCAAGCGATTGGTCAGTTACGGGTAGTTCGCGGTCTGGAGCCCGAGGATCCCAATAATTTTGATGTTACCTCGAATGATGCCATCAAGGAGATGTTTGATAAAATCGCCTCAATGATCGGTAAAGGGGGACTTATAATAAGCGCGGTGGCCTTGGCAGTAGCCGGCGTTGGAGTGATGAATATTATGCTTGTCAGTGTTACCGAACGAACGAGGGAAATTGGTGTCCGAAAATCGATTGGCGCTCGTAAAAAGGATATACTTAAACAGTTTCTTTTGGAGGCCATCTTCCTCTGCGAAGTTGGAGGCGTTGTGGGTATTGTCTTGGGTGTGATTGGCGGCAACATAATAGCCAAGCTTTCGAATTCCGCGGTGATTTTCCCCTGGTTCTGGACTGGGGTTGCCATTGCCACCTGTTCTGTAATCGGAATAGTGTTTGGCATGTACCCCGCTTACAAGGCCGCGAAATTGCATCCCATCGATGCATTGCGGTTTGAGTAA
- a CDS encoding phospholipase D-like domain-containing protein — translation MAKEEKLRRSLRIFDIFFLLLALSPLILPFVMIDQPLLPDGAHCESEWMSVLDSDVELLIDSTAWDSARKQRVIKQEIFDELLDMIARADQFIVLDFFLWNHFQGTIIEDHRKLSTELASTLIKKKRAHPDLPILLLTDPINRIYGNMAPAFFKELEDAGVRVVFTHLWDLPDSNWIYGTNARFYSRFTPNPNKETSLVNKPWVTNPLIVDGPKISLKQLGHLLFFKANHRKVAITASQKDGVDLLVSSLNPADGSSAHSNMGIRVRGSPGLEALDSELKLITWSHEAAFPEKLLPEEIDHIKVLASELPASAPGGGGAVRVKWITEGAIRDSLIELFHGASNGDEIMITLFYLSDREVIAAIKQAAKNGAKIRMVLDANRDAFGREKNGIPNRIVAGEFRELAVEHNISIVWADTHGEQFHNKAVAISNPRTGKNQLCLGSANWTRRNIGDLNLEANVWVEGSLVSMDRFRTYFETLWKNPPGLSYTLDLAAWEETGWSAKFKSLLYRVQEWTGLCTF, via the coding sequence ATGGCAAAGGAAGAAAAACTTCGAAGGTCACTTCGGATTTTTGATATATTTTTTCTTTTATTGGCGTTAAGTCCATTGATACTGCCCTTTGTTATGATAGATCAACCGCTGTTGCCAGATGGTGCTCATTGCGAAAGCGAATGGATGTCTGTTTTGGATTCCGATGTGGAATTGTTGATCGACTCGACTGCCTGGGATTCGGCGCGAAAGCAACGAGTGATCAAACAAGAAATTTTTGATGAGCTACTCGATATGATAGCCCGGGCCGATCAATTTATTGTGTTAGATTTTTTCCTATGGAATCATTTTCAGGGGACGATCATTGAAGATCATCGGAAACTTTCAACCGAGCTTGCTTCGACTTTGATAAAAAAGAAACGGGCGCATCCTGATCTTCCCATCCTTCTACTGACCGATCCAATCAATCGTATCTATGGCAACATGGCTCCAGCGTTTTTTAAAGAACTGGAAGATGCAGGTGTAAGGGTTGTTTTCACGCATTTGTGGGATCTGCCAGACTCCAATTGGATTTATGGGACGAACGCCCGCTTTTATTCGCGCTTTACTCCTAATCCGAATAAAGAAACTTCCCTGGTAAATAAACCATGGGTGACGAATCCGCTTATAGTTGATGGCCCCAAGATCTCCCTGAAGCAACTCGGGCACCTTTTGTTTTTCAAAGCAAATCATCGTAAGGTTGCTATCACCGCGTCTCAAAAAGATGGAGTCGATTTATTGGTGAGTAGTCTTAATCCTGCTGATGGCAGTTCGGCTCATTCAAATATGGGTATCCGTGTCCGTGGTTCTCCCGGCTTGGAGGCCCTTGACTCCGAATTGAAGCTCATCACCTGGTCTCACGAAGCGGCATTTCCTGAAAAGTTGCTGCCCGAAGAGATCGATCACATCAAGGTACTGGCAAGTGAACTACCTGCTTCAGCGCCCGGAGGCGGAGGTGCAGTCCGTGTAAAGTGGATAACCGAGGGCGCTATTCGTGATAGTTTAATTGAGCTCTTTCATGGAGCTTCAAACGGGGATGAAATCATGATTACCTTATTCTATTTATCAGATAGGGAGGTGATTGCGGCGATCAAACAAGCTGCAAAAAATGGTGCTAAGATTCGCATGGTCCTTGATGCTAATAGGGATGCCTTTGGTCGTGAAAAAAATGGTATCCCCAATCGGATTGTTGCCGGGGAGTTTCGAGAATTAGCTGTAGAGCACAATATAAGCATTGTCTGGGCAGATACGCATGGAGAGCAGTTTCATAATAAAGCTGTGGCCATATCCAATCCACGCACGGGAAAGAATCAGCTATGCTTGGGTTCAGCGAATTGGACTCGTCGAAATATCGGCGATTTAAACCTCGAGGCCAATGTGTGGGTGGAGGGTTCCCTGGTTTCTATGGATCGTTTCAGAACTTACTTTGAAACTTTATGGAAGAACCCTCCAGGCTTGTCCTACACGCTTGATTTAGCTGCTTGGGAAGAAACTGGGTGGAGCGCTAAATTTAAGAGCCTCCTCTACCGCGTCCAAGAGTGGACTGGATTGTGTACCTTCTAA
- a CDS encoding sensor histidine kinase, which produces MKLKAMHERSIVLWVIAGVLVIFYGIAGGLAWQLRKELRGQVINRDAEIFMVVASAEVDRVRLANKGIFDPGDDEELFEVALNTSEIKGVFGVRVFKENNKSVGGVPISIKRGQLEPEEEAILNLRTPISRFTKEFFLSDILLMVDEEKADRSTFPILEIIIPLFSKADEEVSGYAEYYIDGSDIQIELAQLDSNVLTYAGAAVLLGSLLGGGILLWAFKKLRQVNQLLEERTRKLISANHKLSMEARTAAIGAITSHLIHGLKGPLQGIRQFVTAHSSDEGNRSGEDTWRDAADTTERMQGLINEVIEVLQDRKGEFSYDITCSEIGNLVEERVSHYAKKNGVSLRTELQEGASHFQLTNDRANLVILILVNLIRNAMDASQSGGTVALKISPEIEGEITFLVVDQGEGLPTAVAENIFQPVTSTKADGSGVGLSLCQELARHLQGDLTLASTGPDGTVFKLSISKLTANREST; this is translated from the coding sequence ATGAAATTAAAAGCCATGCATGAAAGGTCGATTGTTCTCTGGGTTATCGCCGGAGTACTTGTGATTTTTTATGGGATCGCCGGAGGACTCGCATGGCAATTGCGAAAAGAACTTAGAGGGCAGGTAATCAACCGCGATGCTGAGATTTTTATGGTTGTCGCCTCCGCCGAAGTTGACCGTGTCAGGCTAGCCAATAAAGGTATTTTTGATCCTGGAGATGATGAGGAATTATTTGAGGTCGCTCTAAACACATCTGAAATAAAGGGTGTTTTCGGAGTCCGAGTTTTTAAAGAAAACAATAAATCAGTGGGTGGGGTTCCTATATCGATAAAGCGTGGGCAGCTGGAACCAGAAGAGGAGGCCATTTTAAACCTGCGTACTCCGATTAGTCGTTTCACGAAAGAATTTTTCCTATCCGATATATTGTTGATGGTCGACGAGGAGAAAGCAGATCGATCGACTTTTCCCATACTGGAAATAATAATACCTCTGTTTTCCAAGGCAGACGAAGAGGTATCCGGCTATGCTGAATACTACATTGATGGAAGTGATATCCAAATAGAGCTCGCGCAGTTGGACTCAAATGTTCTCACCTATGCTGGTGCTGCGGTTTTGCTGGGTTCACTACTTGGAGGAGGCATCCTTTTGTGGGCTTTTAAAAAACTCAGGCAAGTAAACCAACTTTTGGAAGAGCGAACAAGAAAGCTTATTTCGGCAAATCACAAACTGAGTATGGAAGCTCGAACCGCTGCCATAGGCGCAATTACTTCCCACCTGATCCACGGGTTAAAAGGGCCGCTTCAAGGCATCCGTCAATTTGTAACTGCCCATTCAAGCGACGAGGGAAACCGTTCGGGAGAAGATACGTGGCGTGATGCTGCAGATACAACAGAGCGGATGCAGGGATTGATAAATGAAGTGATTGAAGTTCTGCAGGATCGCAAAGGGGAATTTTCCTACGATATTACCTGCTCCGAAATTGGGAACCTGGTCGAGGAGAGGGTTTCGCATTATGCTAAGAAAAATGGAGTAAGTTTAAGGACTGAATTACAGGAAGGCGCTTCTCACTTTCAACTTACTAATGATCGGGCAAATCTGGTAATTCTTATTTTGGTTAATTTAATTAGAAATGCCATGGATGCCTCTCAAAGTGGTGGCACTGTAGCTCTCAAAATATCTCCCGAGATTGAAGGAGAAATAACGTTTTTAGTTGTCGACCAAGGCGAGGGACTACCAACCGCCGTGGCCGAAAATATTTTTCAGCCTGTCACGAGTACCAAAGCAGATGGAAGTGGAGTCGGACTATCGCTTTGTCAGGAATTGGCCAGACATTTGCAAGGTGACCTAACACTCGCCAGCACTGGACCAGATGGAACTGTTTTTAAACTTAGCATTTCCAAGTTAACCGCAAATCGTGAAAGTACTTAA
- a CDS encoding sigma-54 dependent transcriptional regulator has translation MDDSPLNGITILVLDDDKLLCRRIGAYLESRGAEVTQVFTINEARNQVSDFSFDIVLSDIHLPDGNGLELLREGVYASTTRVLVMTAEGGIETAVEAMRLGAVDFLTKPFELDELPLVMLRSRKQQKQDRIEIFRKEKESQDSGLFFGESLAGIRQSLDKIIETDRRLGNALPPVLLIGQTGTGKTSLARWLHSNGPRSKNELVDVNCSALPESLAESELFGHERGAFTDAKTARIGLFEAADGGTLFLDELPSLSLPLQAKVLKAIEDQEIRRVGGNKTIKINIRLIAAAGDNLKELVAEKQFREDLYHRLDLLRIQLPPLKQRKKDLPQIAAHLIERLSARYKVKGKHLSPVGIQRLLAHEWPGNVRELSHELERSLIFEESDSLDLVMLAGNPDSVVITGMDSDQWFNVAFQFPENGFNIEEAVIEIIEHALRQTHRNVSAAARLLGVNRDYIRYRLSGKKSQE, from the coding sequence ATGGATGACTCCCCGCTGAACGGTATTACTATTCTTGTCCTGGACGATGACAAGCTGCTTTGTCGGCGGATAGGTGCTTATCTCGAGTCACGTGGTGCTGAAGTGACCCAGGTTTTTACTATCAATGAAGCGAGGAACCAGGTGAGTGATTTTTCATTTGATATTGTTTTGTCGGATATTCACTTGCCCGATGGAAACGGACTGGAGCTACTTCGTGAAGGTGTTTATGCCAGTACCACCCGCGTATTGGTCATGACGGCTGAAGGCGGTATCGAAACTGCGGTCGAAGCCATGCGTTTGGGAGCAGTAGACTTTTTGACCAAGCCCTTTGAGCTTGATGAGTTACCTCTGGTGATGTTGCGCAGTCGCAAGCAGCAAAAACAAGATCGCATCGAAATATTTCGGAAAGAAAAGGAGTCGCAAGACTCAGGTTTATTCTTTGGCGAATCGTTGGCGGGTATCAGACAATCTCTTGATAAGATCATTGAAACTGACCGGCGACTCGGCAATGCGCTACCCCCTGTATTATTGATAGGTCAAACGGGGACAGGTAAAACTTCCTTGGCTAGATGGCTTCACTCGAATGGACCTAGATCTAAAAATGAGCTGGTCGATGTTAATTGCTCCGCCTTGCCCGAGTCTCTTGCTGAGTCTGAACTTTTTGGGCATGAGCGTGGCGCTTTTACCGATGCGAAAACGGCGCGAATTGGGCTTTTTGAGGCAGCGGATGGTGGAACTTTGTTTCTTGATGAACTCCCCAGTCTTTCTTTGCCGTTGCAGGCAAAAGTACTCAAGGCGATTGAAGATCAGGAGATTCGACGAGTTGGTGGCAATAAGACTATTAAAATAAATATCCGACTTATTGCTGCTGCTGGTGATAATCTTAAGGAGCTGGTTGCTGAGAAACAATTTCGTGAAGACTTATATCATCGCCTGGATTTATTAAGAATTCAGCTTCCCCCGCTAAAACAACGGAAAAAGGATCTACCTCAAATTGCAGCACATCTGATTGAGCGCTTGTCGGCTCGGTACAAAGTGAAGGGCAAACACCTTTCACCCGTTGGAATTCAACGCTTATTAGCTCATGAGTGGCCTGGTAATGTTAGGGAACTTTCACACGAACTGGAACGGTCTCTGATTTTTGAGGAAAGCGATTCTCTCGATCTGGTGATGCTGGCAGGTAACCCGGATTCAGTGGTTATAACTGGTATGGATTCTGATCAGTGGTTCAACGTAGCCTTTCAGTTTCCGGAGAATGGTTTTAACATAGAGGAGGCGGTGATTGAAATTATCGAACATGCGCTTAGGCAGACCCATCGGAATGTTTCCGCGGCGGCTCGTTTGTTGGGTGTGAACCGGGATTATATTCGTTACCGACTGTCAGGAAAAAAATCTCAGGAATAG
- a CDS encoding ABC transporter permease: MRRFISESVESVRIAGEQLNAHRTRAFLTMLGVIIGVLAVTLMGTAMNGIDKGVNDSLEIIGSDVLFVGRHKWDESGDAWMYLKNRPYIRDNESDKLNEIIAETEDSLLFRAAPDVYWWPQGDLKTKNRSISNVETRGTDENFEFINKAPIEEGRFFSQVESTSGRGVVILGYDVANALFPDQSAVGQTVRLKGREVEVVGVFGRMGSFFGLGSFDNYALVPLKWLRKHYNWYMHTIIRVKIAPGADKEEARFELMGAMRRIHGQVAEEEDNFAINSTDSVEDAFDSVKATLAIAGFGITGLSLFVGAIGIMNITFVSVKERTREIGTRRALGARRSSILIQFLTEAISVCLVGGGIGLLVAYGLKSVVDKIFPNFPFVFSIELVIAGMIASTLVGVLSGIIPAFSASRLDPATALRHE; encoded by the coding sequence ATGAGACGATTTATCAGCGAGTCCGTGGAAAGCGTTCGAATTGCGGGCGAGCAGTTGAATGCTCACCGGACGCGAGCTTTTTTGACCATGCTTGGGGTCATCATTGGGGTTCTTGCCGTTACGTTGATGGGAACTGCCATGAATGGCATCGATAAAGGAGTGAACGACAGTCTGGAAATTATTGGTTCGGACGTTCTTTTTGTGGGAAGGCATAAATGGGATGAGTCGGGAGATGCCTGGATGTATTTAAAAAATCGTCCCTATATTCGCGATAACGAATCCGATAAATTGAATGAAATTATTGCCGAAACGGAAGATTCCCTGCTTTTCCGTGCTGCTCCTGATGTATACTGGTGGCCGCAAGGAGATTTAAAAACAAAGAACAGATCGATTTCTAATGTTGAAACGCGAGGGACCGATGAAAATTTTGAATTCATCAACAAAGCTCCGATTGAGGAAGGTCGATTTTTCAGCCAAGTTGAATCTACGTCAGGACGAGGAGTTGTGATATTGGGTTATGACGTTGCGAATGCTTTGTTCCCGGATCAATCGGCCGTAGGCCAGACTGTCCGCTTGAAGGGTAGAGAAGTGGAAGTGGTCGGAGTGTTCGGTCGAATGGGATCTTTTTTTGGCCTCGGGAGTTTTGATAATTATGCCCTGGTACCATTGAAATGGCTGCGGAAGCATTACAACTGGTACATGCACACAATTATTCGGGTTAAAATTGCTCCAGGTGCTGATAAGGAAGAGGCTCGCTTTGAATTGATGGGGGCCATGCGGCGAATTCACGGACAGGTTGCTGAGGAAGAGGATAACTTTGCAATCAACAGTACCGATTCGGTTGAGGATGCGTTTGATTCTGTAAAGGCTACTTTGGCCATTGCCGGATTTGGAATTACCGGCCTCTCTCTTTTCGTGGGTGCCATCGGGATAATGAATATCACTTTTGTTAGCGTGAAAGAACGTACCCGGGAAATAGGTACCCGCCGGGCATTGGGAGCAAGGCGCTCTTCCATCTTGATTCAGTTTTTGACTGAGGCGATTTCGGTCTGTCTGGTGGGAGGTGGCATTGGTCTCCTTGTAGCTTATGGCCTGAAATCTGTAGTCGACAAAATATTTCCAAATTTCCCTTTTGTGTTTTCGATCGAGTTAGTAATCGCCGGGATGATTGCTTCCACCTTGGTCGGTGTTCTTTCAGGAATCATTCCGGCATTTTCAGCTTCTCGCCTCGATCCTGCAACCGCCTTGCGCCATGAGTGA
- a CDS encoding PQQ-binding-like beta-propeller repeat protein gives MKVLKHLLPIFLAGTTSAMWAQAPGTLKWSYTTTGEIYSSPAVDLDGVIYVGVNDDTADGINDNKVIAVNPDGTLKWETEVGDWVDSSPALSPDGVLYIGSWNGFLYALDMDTGAEIWKFESFGVIDGSPAISKDGTIYFGNGENALYAINPDGTPAWTIGFGQNSGNADPFLFDDWVDASPTLDKAGNVWVGDLFGNFSQIAPNKTELWTVDFGFGISASPAIAEDGTIYIADDDGFVIAVTPGVAAPKWAFNTGPTGIESSPVIGPDGTVYIGTSSDRVYAFDGQTGAVKAGWPFTEPGDVVYSSPAIAEDGTVYVGSGDKKLYAISSNGAKLWSFETGGFVDSSPAVGGDGTVYVGSTDGKLYAIYGSSPLSFSRWPKFRGSNEATGSLDPYRLWVEENNVSEAHPLSDPDKDGLENILEWGFCKDPNVPNLSDVKFPFTAFSKEGLILEAEWLGEAKGMGFEFSDDLLDWSELDTQSPESFTWFESLSTEQLGNKIRTKLHLDAEASPPKFFRLTGTQH, from the coding sequence GTGAAAGTACTTAAGCATTTATTACCGATATTTCTGGCAGGGACAACTTCTGCGATGTGGGCGCAAGCTCCGGGAACTCTGAAGTGGAGTTACACTACTACCGGGGAAATTTATTCCTCTCCCGCGGTCGACCTCGACGGAGTCATTTATGTGGGTGTGAACGATGACACTGCGGATGGCATAAACGACAATAAGGTAATTGCCGTTAATCCGGATGGCACATTGAAGTGGGAAACCGAAGTAGGGGATTGGGTTGATTCATCTCCTGCCCTGAGTCCCGATGGCGTTCTCTACATTGGTTCCTGGAATGGGTTTCTCTATGCCCTGGATATGGATACGGGTGCCGAAATTTGGAAATTTGAATCGTTTGGTGTAATCGATGGTTCTCCTGCAATCTCCAAAGATGGAACCATTTATTTTGGAAACGGTGAGAATGCACTTTATGCGATCAATCCAGATGGAACTCCGGCTTGGACTATTGGATTTGGTCAAAATTCTGGAAACGCTGACCCATTTCTTTTTGACGATTGGGTTGATGCTTCGCCCACGCTGGACAAGGCAGGAAACGTATGGGTGGGGGACCTGTTTGGAAACTTTTCTCAAATAGCACCCAACAAAACGGAATTGTGGACGGTTGATTTTGGATTTGGGATTTCTGCTTCACCGGCGATCGCAGAGGACGGAACCATCTATATCGCCGATGATGATGGTTTTGTGATAGCAGTAACTCCTGGAGTGGCGGCCCCAAAATGGGCTTTTAATACAGGGCCGACGGGTATTGAATCCTCTCCTGTGATTGGACCGGATGGAACAGTTTATATCGGAACCAGCTCCGACCGTGTTTATGCGTTTGATGGTCAGACAGGAGCCGTGAAGGCTGGCTGGCCCTTCACGGAACCAGGCGATGTCGTTTATTCGAGCCCGGCAATTGCTGAGGATGGAACCGTTTATGTGGGATCGGGGGATAAAAAGCTTTATGCGATTAGCAGCAACGGAGCAAAGCTTTGGTCGTTTGAAACGGGTGGGTTTGTCGATTCGTCACCAGCCGTTGGTGGCGATGGGACCGTATATGTAGGGTCTACCGATGGGAAGCTGTACGCTATTTACGGGAGTAGTCCCTTGAGTTTTTCTCGTTGGCCAAAGTTTAGGGGAAGCAACGAAGCAACAGGTAGTTTGGATCCCTATCGTCTTTGGGTGGAGGAGAACAATGTCAGTGAGGCTCATCCTTTGAGTGACCCTGACAAGGATGGCCTGGAAAATATTCTGGAATGGGGATTTTGTAAGGACCCGAACGTACCCAACTTGAGTGACGTGAAGTTTCCTTTCACGGCATTTTCCAAAGAAGGCCTGATACTGGAGGCTGAATGGCTTGGGGAAGCTAAAGGTATGGGTTTTGAATTTTCAGACGATCTTTTGGATTGGAGTGAATTGGATACCCAATCTCCTGAATCTTTTACTTGGTTTGAATCGCTAAGTACTGAGCAACTTGGAAATAAAATACGAACTAAACTGCACTTGGACGCTGAGGCATCTCCCCCCAAGTTTTTCAGACTGACAGGCACTCAGCATTAG
- a CDS encoding endonuclease/exonuclease/phosphatase family protein produces MHNRHDGKYRLNYGNAFLSKYPIIAEELVVFDQKKIGSKGFLYCRCETPFGSLDFINLHLDFKSKKSRLVQCHEIKKFVLNKELEYGVENPLEPFVMGDFNAKISNQQDAAKFLLEEISAHTSYRSYPVKANTFPSYLPRKAIDYIFVPEAFHVHHSEVVRRNVSDHRAVLVELTSKIPQQKQEFYPKP; encoded by the coding sequence ATGCACAATCGCCACGACGGGAAGTACAGACTCAATTACGGCAACGCCTTCCTCTCAAAATATCCAATTATAGCTGAGGAATTAGTCGTATTCGACCAAAAGAAAATTGGCTCAAAAGGATTCCTTTACTGCCGGTGTGAGACTCCGTTTGGATCATTGGATTTCATAAACCTACACTTGGACTTCAAATCCAAAAAATCGCGTCTTGTTCAATGCCATGAGATTAAGAAATTTGTCCTGAATAAAGAATTGGAATATGGTGTTGAGAATCCTCTTGAACCATTTGTCATGGGAGACTTTAACGCAAAAATCTCCAATCAACAAGATGCGGCGAAGTTTTTACTCGAAGAAATATCTGCTCACACGAGCTACAGATCCTATCCTGTAAAAGCCAATACTTTCCCCTCTTACTTACCTAGAAAGGCAATTGATTATATTTTCGTACCCGAAGCGTTTCATGTACATCACAGCGAGGTTGTTCGAAGAAATGTTTCGGACCATAGAGCGGTACTGGTAGAGTTGACCTCAAAGATTCCGCAACAAAAACAAGAGTTTTACCCAAAGCCTTGA
- a CDS encoding endonuclease/exonuclease/phosphatase family protein: MPSSELKLLTLNIAHGRGPILHQGLVKQKTILKWMGKIADLLIDQQPDIVALQEIDEDSQWNGNWTFLSFSDVRAGMKMQPTECTIATTGSTDSITATPSSQNIQL, translated from the coding sequence ATGCCGTCATCCGAACTGAAATTACTTACCCTCAACATTGCGCATGGAAGAGGTCCGATTCTTCACCAAGGTCTGGTGAAGCAGAAAACCATCCTCAAATGGATGGGGAAAATTGCGGATCTCCTAATTGATCAGCAACCCGACATTGTCGCTCTTCAGGAGATTGACGAAGACTCACAATGGAATGGAAATTGGACCTTCTTGAGTTTCTCCGACGTGAGGGCGGGTATGAAAATGCAGCCTACGGAATGCACAATCGCCACGACGGGAAGTACAGACTCAATTACGGCAACGCCTTCCTCTCAAAATATCCAATTATAG
- a CDS encoding EamA family transporter produces the protein MRYLVAVSLIWAFSFGLIKTYLTGLDPLFVGAARLGVALLVFLPFFRIKQLTPGLITRFLLIGGIQYGLMYGSYIYTYQFLEAHKIALFTVTTPILVALLDDSFEGRFRVRYLVFAFVSVLGAIIIYFNSPDLEVALIGILLLQISNLCFAFGQVFYRRIIRLNTGLKMREHFGVLYLGGFVVSVLLMVIGTDWERTAVTGTQAIVILFLGILASGVGFFLWNYGATKTNAGTLAILNNLKIPLAVIVSLVFFETVSADALIRLLIGGGIIVGAVVLNERLMNHETDESR, from the coding sequence ATGCGGTATTTGGTGGCTGTCTCCCTGATCTGGGCATTTTCCTTCGGTTTAATTAAGACTTACCTCACCGGGCTCGATCCATTGTTCGTGGGGGCAGCACGCCTCGGAGTGGCTTTACTTGTTTTTCTACCTTTCTTTCGCATTAAGCAGCTGACTCCTGGCCTGATTACCCGATTTCTCCTCATTGGAGGCATTCAGTACGGGCTTATGTATGGTTCCTATATTTATACCTATCAGTTTCTTGAGGCCCACAAGATCGCACTGTTCACTGTGACGACCCCCATTCTTGTTGCCTTGTTGGATGATAGTTTCGAGGGGCGTTTCCGAGTGAGGTATCTTGTTTTTGCTTTTGTATCAGTCCTGGGTGCAATAATCATTTACTTCAATTCTCCCGATCTTGAGGTCGCTTTAATCGGAATCTTGTTACTTCAGATTTCCAATTTATGTTTTGCATTTGGGCAGGTATTCTATCGTCGGATTATTCGCTTAAACACTGGACTGAAGATGCGTGAACATTTTGGCGTCCTTTACCTCGGCGGTTTCGTGGTATCGGTCTTGCTCATGGTTATCGGAACCGATTGGGAGCGAACAGCGGTTACGGGTACGCAAGCTATCGTCATCCTGTTTCTAGGGATACTTGCCTCAGGAGTTGGCTTTTTTCTCTGGAACTATGGAGCCACGAAAACCAACGCCGGAACTCTGGCTATACTCAACAATCTAAAGATTCCATTGGCGGTCATTGTCAGCTTAGTGTTTTTCGAGACTGTGTCGGCCGATGCCTTGATCCGTCTTCTCATTGGAGGGGGAATTATCGTTGGTGCGGTTGTTCTTAATGAGCGATTGATGAATCACGAGACTGATGAATCTCGTTAA